TCTCCCTCGGACGAGACCGGTTGCGAGTcggggcgtgcggtggaactgctgTCGCGCCCGCACGCCGCGCACGACTTCTGTTCCCCATCTCCCATGACTGCCCTTTTTCCCACTCTCCCACACCAAGTTGTCATTTGCCATGTTTTctgcagggtacatggcaactgccctatttGTGATTGTAAGAAGATGGCAACTCTCTTTACCCCGAACATGTTATTGTTGCCACGTCTGTTTTTGTAGCGCTAAATGGCAACTGTCTAGTGCTAGTGCGTGGCAACTGCCCTATTTGTGattataagcagatggcaactctctttacCCCGAACATGTTATTGTTGATACGTCTGTTTTGTAGCGCTACATGGCAActgtctagtgttagtaggtggcaactcctaaagataCCACCGTCGCCCAcatgcccgtctcctctcccacacaccAAAAGctatcagttgccatgtgtttttgcagggtacatggcaactgccctagtgtgcttgtaagcagatggcaactctctcttttacctgaacatgttttttgccatgtttttgtagtgctacatggcaactgtcaagtgttagtaggtggcaaatcctaaagttttcaaatcatggcaactgtagtagaccagaccatacatggcaacagctACAGTTGCCCAAAAATGGCATCTGacacttgacctgagatggcaactgcagttgagcaaccatggcaactgtagttgtcagacatggcaactgcagttcagcaacatggcaactacagttaaacgaacatggaagAGGGTTCGGACCATGGCAATCGCGGCGGGACGCGTGGTTACTGCCACGCGGGGCGTGTGGCTCGCAGGCGGGGAGGGGCGAGGGCCGAGACGGGTTGTGCGGGCCATGAGGTCGCTCGCCCGGACGTGCTAGTGCGGGCGATTGCGCCGCACACCGAACGTGCGGGCTGTGGTGGGGTGCGCGCGGACGTGCTCATGCGGGCGGGCATGTGTCGATGCCACACGGGGCGTGCGGCACATACCCCCtagatgccacacgtgtggcagttatcgtcgTCCTAGAAATAAGGAGATTTGGTGGAATCACCTCTCTTGTGCAATATGAGGCGAGCAGTTTATGTTAAGACTGTTGATCATTGATTTGAGTCTTGTAGGCTGTTAGTTTCAGTCAAGGACATTGCTTGATTTTGATGTGACACTGATGTGACACTGGAGTAGTAGATAACATTGGCAGGAATTTAGCTTATTCACATCCATTCCCAGTTTTAACCAGAAAGTAGAACTTGTTTGGTTCGTCGTAGCTGTATGGGAATTCCAATAACTAAGCAAATGTTGCTTGTTTCAGTATCTAGTAAATCATGATGTAATCAGATATATATGCGATTCGCACATTCAAGACGACACCCGCCATACGCACGGTCTTATAATCTGTTTCATTCTACATATTTAACTGTTTAGCTTGACACTGCATGCATCTCAGACTAAATTTTGGCTACGCAGGTCATAATCTTTCAACACTGAGGCTGAGAAAGGCATGGCTATCTGTTGATGGGCTCAGGATAATGCCAAATCTGACTCATCTGGCACTTGAGTCCATTAGATTAGATGACGAGAACCTCAGCACATTGAATGAGTGCTTCCCTTGCCTTCATACTCTCAATCTTATTGGAGTTGGGGGGCTCAAGGACCCCAAGATTCACCTTCCTCAGCTGAAGAATTGCCACTGGGAGGTATCAGATGTTCCACGGTCTTTAGCTATCCATGCCCCTAACTTGGTTTATCTTGAGTTGAAGTGTGTTCGACCAGGAATCCTCATTCTAGATACTCCATCCGTGTCCACTCTCAAACTCACCATAGATAAACTTGGCCCTACCGTCCAAGTCGATGGCCTTGTGAATCTGAAAAACCTTCGGATAGAGTCATCGGATCTAAATTCCCTCTTGAGGCTGTTTTCAGAGAGTCGAGATGTCAGGACACTAGATCTTGAGCTACCTGCTTCTGCAGGCCGCAGTGAGCTTTACGAAGCGGTGGAGCCTGAGCTGTTTTCAAGAGCCACCGAAGTGAAGCTGTCGCCGAGGTTTTCATATGAACTGATGAGGCGCATTGTGTTCTCCATGACCAGTTATGACTGCCGAAGCTGTCTGAGGAAACTTCTGGTTCATATGCCGCCATCCATCCTTACTGCTTGCCCGTTCATACCCTTGATCAACAACTGCGCGCCGTTG
The Triticum dicoccoides isolate Atlit2015 ecotype Zavitan chromosome 3A, WEW_v2.0, whole genome shotgun sequence genome window above contains:
- the LOC119267204 gene encoding F-box/LRR-repeat protein At4g29420-like, with the protein product MSDVVDPLDSLPSAILADVLGRVADAGDIAASRLASRALLAASYHCPRVRLSAAARARRLRGRGGGDGATAFRLAAANVASLLGTHLRSLALDASQGHGCPDQAIWAKHAEFDEANDLHLTSGESVAAWAATAAGLVLREVDIVDFWPQSCWRKAEALPVISRLCHNLSTLRLRKAWLSVDGLRIMPNLTHLALESIRLDDENLSTLNECFPCLHTLNLIGVGGLKDPKIHLPQLKNCHWEVSDVPRSLAIHAPNLVYLELKCVRPGILILDTPSVSTLKLTIDKLGPTVQVDGLVNLKNLRIESSDLNSLLRLFSESRDVRTLDLELPASAGRSELYEAVEPELFSRATEVKLSPRFSYELMRRIVFSMTSYDCRSCLRKLLVHMPPSILTACPFIPLINNCAPLCEVTVLFHADSSDATRQAAASSWPLRFPDITWQWGTWQ